The genomic region ATATgttgatatatttaattacataaataaattattaaaataaaaaaataaaaaaattaaaatactaaattcataattatccGATAAATCTCAAAGTGAAGACTAACCACCCTACTACTAAAAGTACACATAATTAAACTTGGCTAAAACAaatacctatatatatatattttgaagcATATTAAAGTTCAAACTCACCaagttcattaaataaaactccactagaaaaggaaggaaataaattaaatttattccCCTCGTTTGAAAagctaaaatatgaaaataaaaaatcataatcttatacatttattattttgcacTTTAATCTCATTACAAAGAAGTATAGAATAATGGTCCGACAccaaataaaagcatataataattatattacaaatAGTAAGATTTTCCTctcatttaaaagaaaattattatttgtctAACATTCTTTTATCTGATATTCTGGTTCAGctattaaaagaatttcagACTAATTGACCTGACAGAGTCCACCGCTAGTTTCCGGTCACAGCTTCACGCGGCAAAAGACTTACTTTACTAAGAAGTCAATTTTCCAATGGCTTGTTTGTTTGTTACAATGAAGAGTCAATTTATTCTTGATACTTATGTCTATAATTAATggataaaatatatagaaatatgaaaaaagaattttctgaattaattaaaataattattaattattgtgaCAACGTGGCCTAAAAAAGCGGTTCGATGAGGGCGGAAAGTGAACgcccaaaacaaaaataaaatgtcaCGGATAAGGCGAGCTAACAAGATTTTAAGATACGGAAGTACataaatgaatcaaattgcaaTTTGAAATAGGGCGTAGAAtgattgataacatatatataaagagtttgaattaattatatgatctTTTTTTGTGGTTTGGTTGTGGAGTTATAAAAACtctaaagttaaacgtgcttgatTCAGAAAAATTCttgatttttctaaatttatataatattatatatatttatgataaaatataaataatttagtataaatttttaccaaaattataaataaaaattagattatatactcaattttattttattaacatattaatttatatgttttgttattattataatatttcattCATGCAAGTATTTACTATTTGatatctttattaatatttttcttttttattaaaatttgaaataataagcAACAATACTTATGTATGTATATGAATTGCGAAAGAATCTCAATTAGTTGAATTTAGCCTTCGTTACATGTATGAATGAGTAGACTAGAAACTACCCAGCTTACCATCACTAAAAATTTCTAGTTGGAacatcattttctttcaactttGTCATGGAAAATgcctatttttaaataatgaattatttttatctgtTCTTCGTGgtatatatattgttataaataaatatataataaaatatatgagtattttatattatatttttaatattaaaattaaattaaataattaaaatatgagtTAAGTATATAGACGAAGCGTAAAACCTAATTAATAgaattcaactttaatttctgattatttatttgattggatttaatatttataaatattttatatttctttagtgATATAACATctttaccattttttttaattacaatttaaaatttagatttatttttgatgtttagttattatttgaaaaaaatattcttgtaaaatttaaaattagatttagactaaaaattaaaaattaaaataatttaaaaaatgctAGGAAAGGAGATTTAGactaaagattaaaaattaaaaataggtCAAATATGTgctaatatcatataaaaattgaattcgattaaatatcaaaatgacTATAACtaagtatttaatttgttgtttttaatttttatttagtaataatctattatttaaaataattatttggtGTCCAAAAAGTCAtaaaatttgacaaatatttttagaaagagTTATGggagaaaaatggaaaaagaaaaagtagaatgaagaaaatgatagAGACGTTTTGCGTTGGTGGCCATGTGCATGAGTGCGGCGGTACATAGAAAATtccatataaataattttggaAACGGACATTTTTCACGTCAACTGCAACAGTCGTTAGGTTATTGAATCTAATGATGCTGTCATGGATTTTGTTCCTTACGTTTACTGTGTTAATACATTtgtcctttttcattttttatatgacCGTTTACTAATGCCGTTTAGAATCGGTGATAATACAAGTTTATAATGAATTTGGTTAGATTATAGAGGTGCATGTCTCTTGGGAATTGATTATAattgctatttatttatttatttttagaaaatatctacccatcttttttatttttttattttttgttaaatttttgaattttttatttaatactgATATTTTTACATCGATGGcgatttcttttaattttatattaactagttttgataaataaattttaatattttttaataaattttatagttctCCATTATTgaatgtatttattattttataggaGTTTTATAGTCTTACattataagaaattgaattcTTCCTATATAGGAGTAATGAAGAGAAAAATAGATTCAATTAgacatttaaataattaaactcattaataaaaacatataaagtCGATATGTAATTTAGAACTACTTAGTGAAGCATTCTTCGTGAAGTTGCAATCTGTTGTTTCATTAACGCCATTGATGATTGttagaaataaatttctttacgtataatttttaatttttgattatatttcacattaagatatatttgttaacttttactaataaaatatctaaattttttttcaaaaaaataatactagaatttcttattttgatatttcGTTTGACCTCAAAATATGGACGAgcacatatttaatttaatttattttatgttaaaatatctttttaatttctattttccagttttttttctccttttgaaatttaaacaaCTAATAGTTTACTAATAACTTATAGTATTTGAATTATGTAAAAAATGGTTGATGCAATTATTGGAATACATCCAAATGCTTCATAATTCATCAGATGCAAGCAATATTACAAGGAAAATCTTAACTACTCCTGTTGTATGTATCTATTACTTTAAACATGTACACATTctaaaatttacctttttaaatcaaataatatatgGTGTAGGTAAATAAATGTGGCATATATATTAACTGCACAGTAACTATTAAACATTCATCTGAAAAATTAGGTTGTAGCAATTATACATGTTACACTTAACAAGTTTGAATGATATATGCAACtgtttttgtttaatttttttttaattataaatgagATAGATTTAGGTTTAATACATTAACGATCATTGGAATTTGtatttgattattatattagtcatttaatttaaatttgattacaatttaatcatttCTGCCAATAAAGAGATTGTCGtgatacataaataatttataaaaaaataattattagagaTACATGCAAGCAATGTATCAGTCTCTCTATAACAATTctgattaattataataaaaattaaaatttgaatgattGAATGTAGAATTCGATAATTCTAAATACAATCTGATATAAACAAATTCAATGTAGAATAATACAAGAATTAATGAATAATACTATCACTAATACAAATTACAAATAGTATTAAGAAATATGCAAAAGATATGATAATCTTTGAATTTCTGGGTTAAGcgtaattaaattctataatttaaaatagattcattacatttttaaaaatttaaaaaataagataattatattCTTGGAATTAACTTTATCTATtccattatataataatatgagattgaattaattttaggtCCGTTTAACTctttttaacttattattattattattttttcatatgagttAAGAAAtgatgatttctcctttaagAAATATATGGGTAGTAGCTTTGGAGCCTTGATTTAACAGTTATAACTAACATCATTGATTATTCATAGGAACGAAGGAATGAATTAGCTTTAACTCTGTCAACGTAAATTGTTCACAAATAATGTCCTAACTTGGGGCATGgaatatatttaatgtatgTTAGGCAAACATAACAAGTTGTAATAAATAGGAAACCTATTGGATATAGCCATCAACTAAAACCATATTCTTAAAAActacttaattataaaataaaagagtgacatatttaatattactCATTTacagtaattaaaaaagattttaaaaataaaatactaataaacgtactattttataaaatatgtaatacaataataaaatttgatgttcaaaagaatttatattattattttaattttttatgaaattactaaatattataaatttgggTAGTGCAagattatagaaaaataaaatttttattataaataatttaaaattattatataatcaatataGTTAACCGCTATCAATGTTTATTAAGTCCGTCGCAGTTACTCAACTTCCGATAAAAACAATCTTGGATAAGAATAacataaaactcaaaaaatattaccctatcatatatgaatttaagaaattcaGATACAAAATTATGTATTTCTGAAGAATCGGTGAAACATCAACACATGATCGCCGTCAAACCACCGTAAATGTAGGACATAGACGGAAGGAAATACATACATCGGCACCACCAGACGGTCCTAATGGCAAACGGTTACTTAACGCCGCCAACTTTTGTCTCCTCAAAGCCGCGTAAATGCGGGTCCCAGAGATCGTTGGTCCCAGCACAGCAGCCCATTTCCCTTCTACACAATAATAAGcttttattttccattttttcttttcttaaaaaaaataaaagtaaaataaaactacatttaaaaaagaaaaacatgatCTCCAAAATGATTAGAGcctctaaaagaaaattaaataataaataaataagcatCACTTATTCAAAGGACATTGATGTTCATGGCGTTTTCTgttataaaaattcaagataCTGAGTATCAAGCTATCAATATCAATATCctttatacaataaaaaaaaaaaaaaaaacagctgggtgttttttttgctttttttttttattagtgagTTTTAAATGAAGCAAGAAGTTTCATTtcatatcttttaatttcttcttctgcttTGTGGGAGTGGGGTCCTTGAGTTTTTCACTGGTAAATGACAGCCTAATCACCAGCCTGGAAAGGGTTGTTGTTATAGGTAATAGTTTCTCTTCTCCCACTAAAAAGCTCTTTGCTTGATGTGTTTTCATGGCTGCACTTGCACTCATTCAATGTCAACTGGGTTTTGATCCTTGACTCAAAAAAGGGGAAAACCCAATTGCCAATTTTACATTTTCTACCAGGTTCTTCTTATCTCCATTTCCTCTCTTTCTCGTTTAGTTCCTATCCATTCTCTGTTTCTTATTGCAGTAAAGGTGTAACTTTTATGCAAAAAAAAGTTTCCGTcgttgtgttcttttgcatttttcaGATTGTAGTAGCATTCAAATTGGTTAGATAGATCTGGGGTCTATGAGTATATGGGCTTCTGGTTGTGAGTGATTGGGGAACTGGGTTTTTAGCATTTTGCTATTTGAAGTCTTGGTGATACATTTTGAAGTTCCATTAAGTTTTTAAAGTGGGACATAGATTCTGCTAGTAGTATTGGGATTTAGTTCTTTAGGAGCTGGGCAGTGTCTTTATAATTTACGGTTTATTGAGCTGAGAATTGGGATTCTTTTATTTGCTAGGAGTTGTGTGATTTGGGATGCTGCAAATGGTAAAGATGAAAACTTTGAGTTGGTTCCCTTTGGCTCTTGCTCTTGTGCTACTTGAGCTTATTGTTTGCAATAGATCATTTGCTGCATTCACTCCTCTTGATAATTACTTGATTGCCTGTGGTTCTTCCCAAAATGTTACCTTTCAAGGTAGAACTTTTGTTCCTGATTCAGGGCATTCATCCCTCACATTAAAGAGTGGAACTTCTGTAGTTGCTGTCTCCAATTCTGGTTTCCCATCTGCTATTTATCAATCTGCTCGAGTCTTCTCTGGTACAGCTTCttacaaattcaaaattcagcAAGAAGGCAGGCATTGGATCCGCCTTTACTTTTATCCTGTCCCAAACTCTGGTCAAAACTTGACATCTGCATCAATTACTGCAGTTACAGATGATTTTGTGCTCTTAAACAATTTCACTTTCAAGAACTATAATGGTTCTTATATGTTTAAGGAGTATGCAGTCAATGTGACATCTGATACCTTGACTATTTCCTTCATTCCTTCAAACAATTCAGTCACGTTTGTTAATGGAATAGAAGTTGTTTCTGTTCCTGATGAAAACTTCCCTGATCAGGCATTTTCTTTGAATCCACGTGCCCCTTTTGGCGGTCTTTCTGAACTCGCTTTTGAAACTGTTTACCGGTTAAACATGGGGGGTCCATTGATCACAGCCCAAAACGATACTATAGGAAGAATTTGGGAGAACGACTCCAAATATCTCCATGTGAACAGCTCTGCGGTGAATGTTTCAGCCAACCCTGCATCCATAAAGTATCCACCTTCTGTCACAACTGAAATAGCACCAAATTTGGTTTATGCTTCTGCTGAAGCCATGGGAGATGCAAATGTTCCAACCATGAACTTCAATATAACTTGGGTCTTTTCTGTCGATCCAAACTTCAGATATTTCATTCGAGTGCATTTCTGTGATATTGTTAGCAAGGCTCTGAACTCTCTCGTGTTCAATCTATATGTAAATGATGATAGTGCCCTTGATAGTTTTGACCTTTCATCTTTTACCGGTGATTTAAATGTACCCTATTACAGAGATTTCATCTCTAATGCCTCTTTGGAGTCGGATACTTTGACTGTCAGCGTTGGTCCAGATACGCAAGCTGACGTCACAAATGCAACCATGAATGGGCTGGAGATTTTGAAGATCAGCAATGAAGCTAAGAGCTTGGATGGGCTTTCTACTGTTGAAAGCCTTCTTCCCGAATCACCCTCAAAGAAAAGCAAGGTTGGAATTATAATCGGTTCGATTGTTGGAGCTGTAGCTGCACTTGTTCTGGTCGGTATCTGCTACTGTTGCATGGTGGCCCGCAAGTCAAAGACTACTAACCAGGGTCATCCATGGCTACCTTTGCCTTTATATGGAAATTCTCAGACCATGACAAAGATGTCCACAACTTCTCAAAAGAGTGGCACAGCAAGCTGCATCTCATTGGCTTCCTCCAATCTTGGTCGGTTCTTCACATTCCAAGAAATCCTTGATGCAACCAACAAATTTGATGAGAACCTACTTCTTGGAGTTGGTGGATTTGGCAGGGTCTACAAAGGAACCCTTGAAGATGGAACTAAAGTGGCTGTAAAAAGAGGAAACCCCAGATCAGAACAAGGTCTCGCTGAATTTCGAACTGAGATTGAAATGTTGTCCAAGCTCCGACATCGCCACCTTGTCTCTCTTATTGGCTATTGTGATGAACGGTCAGAAATGGTCCTTGTATATGAATACATGGCTAATGGACCTCTCAGGAGCCATTTGTATGGGACGGATCTACCACCATTGTCATGGAAACAGCGGCTTGAAATATGTATTGGTGCTGCGAGGGGGCTCCATTATCTTCACACAGGTGCTGCTCAAAGCATTATTCACCGAGATGTCAAGACAACAAACATTCTCCTGGATGAGAATTTCGTGGCCAAAGTTGCTGATTTTGGCCTCTCAAAAACTGGTCCAGCTCTCGATCAGACCCATGTCAGTACTGCAGTTAAGGGTAGCTTTGGTTACCTTGATCCTGAATACTTCCGAAGGCAACAACTCACAGAGAAATCAGATGTATATTCATTTGGGGTGGTTCTAATGGAAGTTCTCTGTACTAGACCAGCTCTGAATCCTGTTCTCCCAAGGGAGCAAGTAAATATCGCAGAATGGGCAATGACCTGGCAGAAGAAGGGCATGTTGGACCAAATTATGGACTCCAATCTGGTAGGAAAGGTGAATCCAGCTTCACTCAAAAAGTTTGGTGAAACTGCTGAGAAATGCCTTGCTGAGCATGGAGTTGATAGGCCATCAATGGGAGATGTCTTGTGGAATCTTGAATATGCTCTTCAGCTTGAGGAGACCTCATCTGCACTTATGGAACCTGAAGATAACAGTACAAACCACATCCCAGGCATTCCCTTGACGCCTCTTGAATCATTTGATAACAGTGTAAGCATAATCGATGGAGGAAACTCTGGAACAGATGATGATGCTGAAGATGCTGCAACAAGTGCTGTGTTTTCCCAGCTAGTAAATCCTCGTGGAAGATAAGAAATACAGAGTCCTGTCCATTTTTGGCCAAGAGACTATTTGGCCTCCTGATGTAGAGTGTTCTTGGAAAAGTGCCCAGCTAATGAACTAAGGTCATTTCTTATCACAATACTCTATTGTTTTACCTCAATTTTTCTATCATAGTATATTTAGTTTGTAATATAGCAATGAGGGTGCTAATTATTCCATCAGAAGTTGCATGTAAAGCACCAAAAGATTCTCTCTTGATTTGAAATTCATCCGGGTTTCAGCTGCccatgttattttttttacacaGTTACAAGATATTCAATGTATTGGACTTATAACCTTTTGTTCACTGAATTGGCATAGAAATAAGGCATAGCTTCTTGTCTCAGTGGATCGATTGATTTCAATATTCATGCAGTATATTCTGTTCTTTTGGTGCCTTTTAAAACTGAGCTAAATTATAGGAATCTACCTTCCACCGTACCTAAAACCATCCAATATTTGATATGAGATAGAGTTGATGCTGTCGATCTTGATACCATTTCAGTAACTTCATGAACTAAACCATCTGGGACCTGCTTATAGTCTTCATGGTTGGCAACACTTTAGTCTCTTGAATCTCAATCCGGTGTAACACATGATCATCGGAGTTGATTGCGtctcttaattattttgttatatctTTTACTACATCCTACAGATGATTTATTTTAGACAAGGGTCAAAACTAACATTAGATGCAgagcattttcttttatctttgtctttttaataaatttttaaagttttagaatttaaagaTCATCTTGGAAGGGttgttataaatattttgcGCAAGGAATAGGCAACTTTATATGGCAAAACAAAACTCTTTCCAAAATATCTCACACGCAACTACAcacaaattttataatgtcACTTGTCAGCAATTAAACTACTACTTTTTCCATAAGAAAGAGCCaattgttgatttttttttgtgagacaggttcttatatatattgatgATTGCTTCACTTTTGAAAGTATCAACACCCTGATGTTTATAGGTAGTATACTAATGAGGTAATGGGGAGTCTCCAATTTTTAGTGGGAGAGCATCAGTTTCATATTGAATCTTTATAATACTTGTTTAGCTCAACAAGTTCACTACAGTGACTTGGTCTGGTTGGATTCTTAAAATCTTGGAAGGAAAATAACTGATAAATTATAGAGAATTTGGAGATTGTTTTTTCTTCAGCTTCTTTATTATTGAGCCTAGCTGTGTCTGTGATATCTCTACTAGTCAGGCTCAATAATGTAATCTTGCATGCCATTCTTATCACCAATGTGTCGTTCTGGTCCAGCTTTGTCTAGAGACACAGCTAACACTGGCCTTAAATTGCAGACAGAAGTAATGTGCTTCTGTACTTCTCTTTACTGTTTCTGGGCTACATCAGGAATCCATATTGCTTTCCTGACTTCAttcctttcattttctaaCATTTCATCAAATCCAGCTTCACTAACACCACCAGCTAGATTATTCTGTACAGTCAATGAGGCCTCCCACCATTCCTCCACTAGTGGCAATAATGGAATAATGCCATGAGAATAGTCTAAGCTTCTGGATCATTTATGATTGACTGTCCATTCCAGATAGGATCTGAAACTTGAAACACTTGCAATCAATTTGGCAATAATAGCTCAGGAACTGTGTATTTAGCATGAAATTCCATGCCAAGATTTGGTAATGCAACCATTCATCTAATGGTCTAGGATCTTGGCGTCCTAAATTGATGTACAAATTATTCTGCTGAACAGAAACAGTCATAAGCTACTTTATTTGAATGGGTCcttttattcatataaaataagaaagaaacaaagaagaaCCTTCCAATAATCTAACCACATGCACATGGTTTGACCCTTATTTCTTGCAAATTATCCCATGTTAACTGCTGTAAACCATCAATGCAATCAAGCATGCCAAAATCCACCACCAACATATCCTTTTGGTCCAAGATTCCCGCTAAAGAAAACATACAAGATCCATACCTCCCACAACTAGCATTGCCACCCCTGGTTTTGCTGGGCTTCAAGCTTTAGGTGACAAGCCATAGAAGGTGTCTGATAGTTGTCAATACTATTGTCATTCTTTACTTAAGAGCACACCAACGACAGGTATCTCTGcattaatatcaataatgaACTCTTATGTGTGTGTGGATATACACATCTCATTGCTTGTTATTTTCGAAACCACATCTCAGATCAAAGTCATTAGAGATACAAAAACTTGCCAAGGGGACAAttcttggttttttttttgtccGAAGTTTCAGCTGCAGATCtgcaaattattttgttagaatgGGTCCTTTGTTTCAtgtaaaataagaaagaaacaagaatACAGGTAAACCAACTTTCTCAACTCTAATGCTAAATTTCAAAAGATACTAAAGAAGAAAGATACCAAAATGGCAAAATGAGATGCGGGagattttgagaaagaagaaacttATGAGGTGAAGCCAACTTTCTCAACTCAAATGctaaactatttaattattcaatgaCAAAAAGAACTTTCCAATATTCTCAGAGCAGATGACAATAACTTTGACCCTTATTTCTTGCAAACTATTCCATGTCCGCTGCTGTAACCACCAGCGCAATCAAGCATGCTAAAATCCATCACCAATGGATCCTCCTGGTCCAAGGATCCAGCTGAAGAGAACATACAAGATCCACAGTCAGCAGAGAGCAAAGAACTTGTTCTATACTTGTCTTCACCTCCCACAACTGGCATTGCTACTCCTGGTTTTGCTGGGTTCTCAAAATCAGGCTGGTATGTCCTTCCTAGCACCCCTTCAACTTTAGGTGATAAGCCATAGAACTTGAACTGCACCTCTAAGTGAGCAAAACAGTCATCAGAAGGTATCTGATAGCTGTGAATCCTATCATCTTCTTTAGTTACAGGCACAACGTTGATCGATATCTCTGCTATGTCTGGAAGAGTGACTAGTACACTATTCTTGCTTGATGTTCTCTCAACTCTAATATT from Ricinus communis isolate WT05 ecotype wild-type chromosome 9, ASM1957865v1, whole genome shotgun sequence harbors:
- the LOC8261056 gene encoding receptor-like protein kinase THESEUS 1 translates to MLQMVKMKTLSWFPLALALVLLELIVCNRSFAAFTPLDNYLIACGSSQNVTFQGRTFVPDSGHSSLTLKSGTSVVAVSNSGFPSAIYQSARVFSGTASYKFKIQQEGRHWIRLYFYPVPNSGQNLTSASITAVTDDFVLLNNFTFKNYNGSYMFKEYAVNVTSDTLTISFIPSNNSVTFVNGIEVVSVPDENFPDQAFSLNPRAPFGGLSELAFETVYRLNMGGPLITAQNDTIGRIWENDSKYLHVNSSAVNVSANPASIKYPPSVTTEIAPNLVYASAEAMGDANVPTMNFNITWVFSVDPNFRYFIRVHFCDIVSKALNSLVFNLYVNDDSALDSFDLSSFTGDLNVPYYRDFISNASLESDTLTVSVGPDTQADVTNATMNGLEILKISNEAKSLDGLSTVESLLPESPSKKSKVGIIIGSIVGAVAALVLVGICYCCMVARKSKTTNQGHPWLPLPLYGNSQTMTKMSTTSQKSGTASCISLASSNLGRFFTFQEILDATNKFDENLLLGVGGFGRVYKGTLEDGTKVAVKRGNPRSEQGLAEFRTEIEMLSKLRHRHLVSLIGYCDERSEMVLVYEYMANGPLRSHLYGTDLPPLSWKQRLEICIGAARGLHYLHTGAAQSIIHRDVKTTNILLDENFVAKVADFGLSKTGPALDQTHVSTAVKGSFGYLDPEYFRRQQLTEKSDVYSFGVVLMEVLCTRPALNPVLPREQVNIAEWAMTWQKKGMLDQIMDSNLVGKVNPASLKKFGETAEKCLAEHGVDRPSMGDVLWNLEYALQLEETSSALMEPEDNSTNHIPGIPLTPLESFDNSVSIIDGGNSGTDDDAEDAATSAVFSQLVNPRGR